In the genome of Candidatus Ruthia magnifica str. Cm (Calyptogena magnifica), one region contains:
- the soxZ gene encoding thiosulfate oxidation carrier complex protein SoxZ, with the protein MASIKLKPKARKGIIGIKCLIKHPMETGLRKKKGKIIPANYIENMVVLHNGNKVVDADIGSSISKNPYFKFNVPGVKGDIIELKYTDNKGKTGSATVKSK; encoded by the coding sequence ATGGCAAGTATTAAATTAAAGCCCAAGGCTAGAAAAGGCATTATTGGTATTAAGTGTTTAATTAAACACCCTATGGAGACAGGTTTACGTAAGAAAAAAGGTAAAATTATACCAGCTAACTATATTGAAAATATGGTTGTACTACACAATGGTAACAAGGTTGTAGATGCTGATATCGGTAGTTCAATTTCTAAAAACCCATATTTTAAGTTTAACGTTCCTGGTGTTAAGGGTGATATTATTGAACTTAAATATACAGATAATAAAGGTAAAACAGGTTCTGCGACTGTAAAATCTAAGTAG
- the soxA gene encoding sulfur oxidation c-type cytochrome SoxA gives MKKLITTVASLGLLVSTVLANVASDQKALINHFKTILPSVEFADYTNGVYAIDQNSRKQFEEILDGIPPYEEAVEKGGKEYLKFGLSKCSPLKDPAAARIKHPYFDEATQQVVTLEGTIKKCYQQQIGKKLDSKKGKIARISAWISDQAVGQKINVKVESAGAQEAYEKGKTFFYTKRGQFNMSCADCHVYNAGKKARADILSPVLGHTTHLPMYRTKWASMGTLHRRYDGCLKNMRAKPLKAQTETFRNMEFFHQAMSNGLEITADRYRK, from the coding sequence ATGAAAAAACTAATAACCACAGTGGCTAGTTTGGGTTTGTTGGTTAGTACGGTATTAGCTAATGTTGCATCTGATCAAAAAGCCCTTATTAACCACTTTAAAACAATCCTTCCGAGTGTTGAGTTTGCAGACTACACTAATGGTGTATATGCGATTGATCAAAACTCAAGAAAACAATTTGAAGAAATCTTAGATGGTATTCCTCCTTATGAGGAAGCAGTAGAGAAAGGTGGCAAGGAGTATTTGAAGTTTGGTCTTAGTAAGTGTAGCCCACTTAAAGATCCAGCAGCAGCTCGTATCAAACACCCATACTTCGATGAAGCAACTCAGCAAGTGGTTACACTTGAAGGTACGATTAAGAAGTGTTACCAACAACAAATTGGTAAGAAATTAGATTCTAAGAAAGGTAAAATTGCTCGTATTAGTGCTTGGATTTCAGATCAGGCAGTTGGACAAAAGATTAATGTAAAAGTTGAGTCTGCTGGTGCTCAAGAGGCTTATGAGAAGGGCAAGACTTTCTTTTATACTAAGCGTGGTCAGTTCAACATGTCTTGTGCAGATTGTCATGTGTATAACGCAGGCAAAAAAGCACGTGCTGATATTTTATCTCCTGTTTTGGGTCATACTACCCACCTACCTATGTATCGTACAAAATGGGCTAGTATGGGTACGCTACATCGTCGTTATGATGGTTGTTTGAAAAACATGCGTGCTAAGCCATTAAAAGCTCAGACAGAAACGTTTCGTAATATGGAATTCTTTCATCAAGCAATGAGTAATGGTCTTGAAATTACTGCTGATAGATACAGAAAATAG
- the soxX gene encoding sulfur oxidation c-type cytochrome SoxX has protein sequence MKKTIASILAVVTLAILFMLPTQVGAKEMTGEEVTFGRKLGNCLSCHMIPGGSLPGTIGPPLLAMKARFPNKTDLRKQIWDATIKNPYSIMPPFGKHQVLTEKQIDQITDFIYSK, from the coding sequence ATGAAGAAAACCATTGCTTCTATTTTAGCAGTCGTGACATTGGCAATATTGTTTATGTTGCCAACACAAGTAGGTGCTAAAGAAATGACGGGCGAAGAGGTAACTTTTGGTCGTAAGTTGGGTAATTGTCTATCATGTCACATGATTCCAGGCGGTAGTTTGCCAGGAACAATTGGGCCGCCACTACTTGCGATGAAAGCAAGATTTCCGAATAAAACTGATTTAAGAAAGCAAATTTGGGATGCGACTATTAAGAATCCATATTCAATTATGCCTCCATTTGGTAAGCACCAAGTACTAACCGAGAAGCAAATTGATCAAATTACAGATTTTATTTATTCAAAATAA
- the soxY gene encoding thiosulfate oxidation carrier protein SoxY — MKRRLFLKNAMSGSVFATVVGSGLLTPSVVFANSTSFKAKSDVASVTVANAGQGSFKFKAPKIAENGAVVPMTVDASKMKEVTNISFYIKNNPTPLVASFNLSGAQGYVSTRVKMDKTSTVVALVTADGITTSKTQEVKVTIGGCGG; from the coding sequence ATGAAAAGAAGATTATTTCTAAAAAATGCGATGTCAGGTTCTGTGTTTGCTACAGTAGTAGGCTCAGGCTTACTGACACCAAGTGTAGTTTTCGCTAATTCTACAAGTTTTAAGGCTAAATCAGATGTAGCAAGTGTTACGGTTGCAAATGCTGGTCAAGGTTCATTCAAATTTAAAGCGCCTAAGATTGCTGAGAATGGTGCAGTAGTACCAATGACAGTAGACGCTTCTAAAATGAAAGAAGTAACAAATATTTCTTTTTATATTAAAAATAACCCTACCCCTTTAGTAGCTTCATTTAATTTATCTGGTGCTCAGGGTTATGTTTCTACTCGTGTTAAGATGGATAAAACTTCTACAGTGGTAGCATTAGTGACAGCAGATGGAATAACAACTTCTAAAACTCAAGAAGTCAAGGTAACAATTGGTGGTTGTGGCGGTTAA
- the dnaE gene encoding DNA polymerase III subunit alpha → MTNSNFVHLHCQSEFSVENSLIRIPKLIEKVQEIGMNSIALTDESNLFTAVKFYQKATIANIKPIFGARINIKDKEGEFYSVLLLCQDYQGYLNLSELISLSYTQGRSFECVSVTQQQLIDHNQGLIMIATPIYSDVAKYLISNQMIEAKQKAEFWQTILVERYYLSVQRTSREFDEEHLHLCVKLALELDIAVVATNDVQFLNESDFDAHEARICISQGGLLDDVRREKHFSNQQFLKSSEQMHELFSDLPEILENTLEIAKRCNVHFKLFKKNYLPDFPVPKDLTIERFFCEESEHGLVQRLQNLKVDTLVYYQRLKFELNVIIQMGFPGYFLIVADFIRWSKENDIPVGPGRGSGAGSLVAYVLGITNVDPIRHELLFERFLNPERVSMPDFDIDFCTDRRDEVIDYVAKKYGYKKVSQIITYGTMAAKGVVRDVGRILGHPYGFSDKISKMIPNDLKMTLEKALSKPEEGGSEELRARYDSEESVTALIDLSKQLEGLVRNVGTHAGGVVIAPSKISDFCPVYKGYGENDGVVSQFDKDDIEAIGLVKFDFLGLSNLTVIHKTVKLISAKGLSNEPIDLDALPLDDKKVYELLQRCDTTGIFQLESEGMRSYLKKLQADNFEDIVAMLALYRPGPLDAGMVDDYINVKHGAQVKYPHPMLEQILKPTNGVFLYQEQVMKSAQVMAGYSLGGADLLRRAMGKKKDSEMSRQRSVFVKGAAEKGIDEKKANEIFDLIDKFSGYGFNKSHSVAYAYVSYHTAWLKSHHPAPFMAAVLSGMMDNTDRISFTISEVRKMGLVVNGPNVCESNYEFSINDEKTVAYGLGAIKGVGGALVDALVFERNTNGVYKSLFEFCSRIEKRYLNKRAIEALIYSGAFDVLGVDRASLIKTYPIAIRQAEQKQNDYFSGQKGLFSNIEQHNEYEMNYLSASSFSFKERLQLEKSVLGYYFNDHPTDEYKTDLKHIGAILPSKIVFRNNKDMRILALISELRYRATKSGGQIALITVEDGAKLLNAVIFTKTLGLVSDQLIVDEVVVISGKINKNFRDQWQVVVDKIENIGEVKMSYARGFEVLLNAKHQSIFDKFVKVLLDYKGNCPVKISYMTDNLRGSMLLNKAYLVAPNQQLIDAVNALAQDQVSRIYYH, encoded by the coding sequence ATGACTAATTCTAATTTTGTGCATCTACATTGTCAAAGTGAATTCTCAGTTGAGAACTCTTTGATTCGCATTCCAAAATTGATTGAAAAAGTACAAGAGATTGGCATGAATTCAATTGCACTAACGGATGAATCTAACCTTTTTACTGCAGTTAAATTTTATCAAAAAGCCACTATTGCTAACATCAAACCAATATTTGGTGCTAGAATTAATATCAAAGATAAAGAAGGTGAGTTTTATTCGGTTTTATTATTGTGTCAAGATTATCAAGGTTACCTTAATCTTTCTGAATTGATTTCTTTGTCTTATACTCAAGGACGTTCGTTTGAGTGCGTTAGTGTAACGCAACAACAACTAATTGATCATAACCAAGGTTTGATTATGATTGCAACACCTATTTATAGTGATGTAGCTAAATACTTAATATCAAATCAAATGATTGAAGCCAAGCAAAAAGCTGAATTTTGGCAAACTATTCTTGTTGAGCGTTATTATTTAAGTGTTCAGAGAACTTCAAGGGAATTTGATGAAGAGCATTTGCATCTTTGTGTTAAATTGGCGCTCGAGCTTGACATCGCTGTTGTGGCAACAAATGATGTGCAGTTTTTAAATGAAAGTGATTTTGATGCACATGAGGCTAGAATTTGTATTTCTCAGGGCGGCCTTTTAGACGATGTGCGACGTGAGAAACACTTTTCTAATCAACAATTTTTAAAATCATCCGAGCAAATGCATGAACTATTTTCTGATTTACCAGAAATTTTAGAAAATACATTAGAAATTGCCAAACGTTGCAATGTGCATTTTAAGTTATTCAAAAAGAATTATTTGCCAGATTTTCCTGTGCCAAAAGACTTAACCATAGAACGATTCTTTTGTGAAGAGTCAGAACATGGATTAGTTCAGCGTTTACAAAACTTAAAAGTTGATACGCTAGTTTATTACCAGCGCTTAAAATTTGAGCTTAATGTTATTATTCAAATGGGATTTCCGGGTTATTTCTTAATTGTTGCAGATTTTATTAGATGGTCAAAAGAAAATGACATTCCAGTAGGTCCTGGTCGTGGCTCTGGTGCTGGCTCTTTAGTGGCTTATGTTTTAGGGATTACTAATGTTGATCCGATTAGGCATGAATTGTTATTTGAACGTTTTTTAAATCCAGAGCGGGTTTCAATGCCAGATTTTGATATTGATTTTTGCACTGATCGTCGAGATGAAGTGATTGATTATGTGGCTAAAAAATATGGTTATAAAAAGGTTTCACAAATTATTACTTACGGTACGATGGCGGCCAAAGGTGTAGTACGTGATGTAGGGCGTATCCTAGGCCATCCTTATGGGTTTAGTGACAAAATATCAAAAATGATTCCTAATGATTTGAAAATGACACTTGAAAAAGCCTTGAGTAAGCCTGAAGAAGGAGGCTCTGAGGAATTACGAGCTCGTTATGATTCAGAAGAAAGCGTAACGGCATTAATTGATCTTTCTAAGCAGTTAGAAGGTTTAGTGCGAAACGTTGGTACACATGCAGGTGGTGTGGTAATTGCACCAAGCAAAATTAGTGATTTTTGTCCAGTGTATAAAGGTTATGGTGAAAATGATGGCGTGGTTTCTCAGTTTGATAAGGATGATATTGAAGCGATTGGGTTGGTTAAATTTGACTTTTTGGGGTTGTCCAATTTAACGGTTATTCATAAGACTGTTAAGCTAATTAGTGCCAAAGGCTTATCAAATGAACCGATTGATTTAGATGCTTTGCCATTAGATGATAAAAAGGTTTATGAGTTGCTTCAGCGTTGTGATACAACAGGTATCTTCCAATTAGAGTCTGAAGGTATGCGTAGTTATTTAAAGAAGCTGCAAGCGGATAATTTTGAAGATATCGTTGCCATGTTAGCACTATATCGTCCAGGTCCATTAGATGCAGGTATGGTAGATGATTATATTAATGTAAAGCATGGTGCGCAGGTTAAATACCCACATCCGATGTTAGAGCAAATCCTTAAACCAACCAACGGTGTATTTTTATACCAAGAACAAGTGATGAAATCAGCACAAGTAATGGCAGGCTACTCTTTAGGTGGTGCAGATTTACTTAGACGTGCGATGGGTAAGAAAAAAGACAGTGAGATGAGTCGCCAGCGTAGCGTATTTGTTAAGGGTGCTGCTGAAAAAGGCATTGATGAAAAAAAAGCCAATGAAATTTTTGATTTGATTGATAAGTTTTCAGGCTATGGTTTTAATAAATCTCATTCGGTAGCATATGCCTATGTGTCTTACCATACTGCTTGGCTTAAATCTCACCATCCTGCGCCTTTTATGGCGGCAGTTTTATCTGGCATGATGGATAATACAGATAGAATTTCATTTACCATTAGCGAGGTTCGGAAAATGGGCTTGGTAGTCAATGGTCCAAATGTGTGTGAATCTAATTATGAATTTAGTATTAATGATGAAAAAACAGTTGCATATGGCCTTGGTGCAATTAAAGGTGTAGGTGGCGCATTGGTTGATGCGCTTGTATTTGAGCGCAATACTAATGGTGTTTACAAAAGTTTATTTGAGTTTTGTTCTAGAATTGAAAAGCGTTATTTGAATAAGCGTGCCATTGAGGCATTGATTTATAGTGGCGCTTTTGATGTGTTAGGTGTGGATAGAGCGAGTTTAATAAAAACTTATCCGATAGCCATTAGACAAGCAGAACAAAAGCAAAATGATTATTTTAGTGGTCAAAAAGGGTTATTTTCCAATATTGAACAACATAATGAATATGAGATGAACTATCTTTCAGCATCAAGTTTTTCGTTTAAAGAGAGGCTGCAACTAGAAAAAAGCGTGTTGGGTTATTATTTTAATGACCATCCTACTGATGAATATAAAACTGATTTAAAGCATATTGGAGCAATATTACCCTCTAAAATTGTCTTTAGAAATAATAAAGATATGCGTATATTGGCATTAATTTCAGAACTACGTTATCGTGCTACTAAGAGTGGTGGACAAATTGCTTTGATTACGGTTGAAGATGGTGCTAAGCTATTAAATGCCGTGATATTTACCAAAACCCTAGGTTTAGTAAGTGATCAACTTATTGTTGATGAAGTAGTGGTAATTTCAGGAAAAATTAATAAAAATTTTAGAGATCAGTGGCAAGTAGTGGTTGATAAAATTGAAAATATTGGAGAAGTTAAAATGAGCTATGCTAGGGGCTTTGAAGTATTATTAAACGCTAAACATCAGTCAATTTTTGATAAATTTGTTAAAGTGTTACTTGATTATAAAGGTAATTGCCCTGTTAAAATCTCTTATATGACTGATAATTTAAGAGGCAGTATGTTACTAAATAAAGCCTATTTGGTAGCACCTAATCAACAATTAATTGACGCTGTTAATGCTTTGGCTCAAGATCAAGTTAGCAGAATTTACTATCATTAG